Proteins from one Candidatus Zixiibacteriota bacterium genomic window:
- a CDS encoding LemA family protein codes for MLGFFIFLGLLVVVAFWVIGIYNALVRLRVQCDNAWSDIDVQLKRRYDLIPNVVETVKGYATHERKAFEDVINARARAMSAQGPAAKAEAENILTGTLKSLFALAENYPQLRAIESFTQLQSTLSEIEEFIQSARRYYNAVVRDLNTRIAIFPSNIIAGMFAFKPREFFELETPAERVAPKVNFETEKA; via the coding sequence ATGCTGGGATTCTTCATCTTTCTGGGACTGCTCGTCGTCGTGGCCTTCTGGGTCATCGGCATCTACAACGCGCTGGTGCGCCTGCGCGTGCAGTGCGACAATGCCTGGTCCGACATCGACGTGCAGTTGAAGCGGCGCTATGACCTGATCCCGAATGTCGTGGAGACGGTCAAGGGGTATGCCACGCACGAGCGCAAGGCGTTCGAGGACGTCATCAACGCCCGGGCCCGTGCCATGTCGGCGCAAGGTCCGGCGGCCAAGGCCGAGGCGGAGAACATCCTCACGGGCACGCTGAAATCGCTGTTTGCGTTGGCGGAGAACTACCCGCAGCTCCGGGCGATCGAGAGCTTCACCCAATTGCAGTCCACGCTCTCCGAGATCGAGGAGTTCATCCAAAGCGCGCGCCGGTACTACAACGCGGTCGTCCGCGATCTGAACACGCGGATTGCGATCTTCCCGTCGAACATCATCGCCGGTATGTTCGCCTTCAAACCGCGCGAGTTCTTCGAGCTGGAGACACCGGCCGAGCGGGTGGCGCCGAAGGTCAACTTCGAAACCGAAAAGGCGTAG
- a CDS encoding type IV pilus twitching motility protein PilT, with amino-acid sequence MPQIDDILRHMKELDASDVHLVTAAPVTFRIRGELVPANDRPLAAPEVELLVYEILSSEQIESFESQWDLDTAHTIPGYARFRVNVFRDHRGPAAVLRLIPEEPPTLAALGFPEVVTRLAETTRGLVLVTGPTNSGKSTTLAAMINHLNETQGRHIITLEDPLEFVHVNKRCLINQRQVGSHTRDFARALRASLREDPNVVLVGEMRDLETIHLALTAAELGLCVFATLHTKNAAQTVNRLIDAFPADQQAQTRVLLSEGLRGVLAQQLLRRADGTGRIAAMEIMLNTPAIANMIREGKTHQLISAIQTGRREGMQLLEHHLAQLTDEGVITTEAALAAAATPSLYTMSLATRQPEPVA; translated from the coding sequence ATGCCGCAGATCGATGACATTCTCCGGCACATGAAGGAGTTGGATGCCTCCGACGTGCATCTCGTCACGGCGGCGCCGGTGACCTTCCGCATCCGCGGCGAGCTGGTCCCCGCCAATGATCGTCCCCTGGCCGCTCCTGAGGTCGAGTTGTTGGTCTATGAGATCCTGTCCAGCGAACAGATCGAATCGTTCGAAAGCCAGTGGGACCTGGACACGGCGCATACGATCCCGGGCTACGCCCGGTTTCGCGTCAATGTCTTCCGCGACCATCGCGGACCGGCGGCGGTTCTGCGTCTGATTCCGGAGGAGCCGCCGACGCTGGCCGCCTTGGGATTCCCCGAAGTGGTCACGCGCCTGGCCGAAACGACTCGCGGTCTTGTTCTCGTCACCGGACCGACCAACTCCGGGAAGTCGACGACCCTGGCGGCGATGATCAATCACCTCAATGAAACGCAAGGCAGGCACATCATCACGCTCGAAGATCCGCTGGAATTCGTCCACGTCAACAAGCGCTGCCTGATCAACCAGCGCCAGGTCGGCAGCCATACACGCGATTTCGCCCGCGCGTTGCGCGCTTCATTGCGTGAAGATCCCAATGTCGTCCTCGTTGGTGAAATGCGCGACCTGGAGACGATCCACCTCGCCCTGACTGCCGCCGAGCTTGGGCTGTGTGTCTTCGCCACGCTGCACACGAAGAACGCCGCCCAGACCGTGAATCGGCTCATCGACGCCTTCCCGGCCGACCAACAGGCCCAGACCCGGGTGCTGCTCTCGGAGGGACTGCGCGGCGTGCTGGCGCAGCAGTTGCTGCGTCGCGCCGACGGCACCGGACGGATCGCGGCGATGGAGATCATGCTCAACACCCCCGCGATCGCGAACATGATCCGGGAAGGGAAGACACATCAACTCATCTCGGCGATCCAGACCGGACGTCGCGAGGGCATGCAGTTACTCGAACATCACCTGGCACAACTGACCGACGAAGGCGTCATCACGACCGAGGCCGCTCTGGCGGCCGCCGCCACACCCTCTCTGTACACGATGAGTCTCGCCACACGTCAGCCGGAGCCGGTCGCATGA